In Aedes albopictus strain Foshan chromosome 3, AalbF5, whole genome shotgun sequence, the genomic window CAGGAGTATTGATAGAGAGAAACGGGGAAAACAGCAATgaaatttgtattatttttttttgtatttagatTTAGATTCCGACCCGAATGATCATTTTTGAttaaagggtcgttaataaataaacaaacaaacaaacccaAAACTTATCTAGTTCGTATGAGTTTTACCTTCAGTGAACCGTTGAAATTCTCGATCAGTGTCAGCCATTGCTGTGTCTGTTTGGCAAAGTTTGTGGCACCCACGTGGAGCTGCTTGGCTTCGGCGTCCAACCGTTTTTGGTTCAGATACGCTTGGGCAACACTGGAAAATAGAGAAATGCAAAATAAAAGATTTTATTCGAGGCATTGCgtctattgtggatttaccgactACTTGTATTCTAATGGtcacttcagtatggcctccaaaatagtcgttttataaaaagagtaacttaaaaatgagctTTCTGAAAAATGCGCGATTCCTCGTTGCCACCAGCTACTCAATAAcatccattttttttatatttaacttGGCTTTGAGGACAAatgtcttgaaatcccgtttcaacagtgcatcagaactccagacgcacaaatctcaataagcaagcttcaaacaacagtgaatttaattattctgttcttgcgcacttgcttaaaataagaagcttaggtgcgctggttttgtttacgaatagaTTTGTGATCGCTaattcgtgagtaggtgccacagtcggccattttgagattctaacaagtctgtccttaatatgaAAACAGTTAGTTTGGAATGGCTACTAAGTGACCGGTGGAATACaaatactagattgaaagtagtgagctgaattttgtatggtgagatgatcaattctgcaatgaaatggtgcaaacagcgagggttatatatgatttcttgcattatttgatgctgtttgagcataagtttgtattgtggatttaccggctacttgtattctaccggttaaatacttaagtagtagttacaaagtagccgttttcatatgaaaatcaacttgattgtcagtataactgtgttgttgaagttgcaagaaagaaataatacaacaattgggtttttaaattaagaaaaaatcactgattttatattttttaatgaaagagcacctttttctgagccactatgatttttttcagatttttagaacttcattttgatacctaaaatcaatttcgaagagattttttcaaatcaccttttgatagctgggcaactgtttgacagctccgcccagtacaaaatacaacgaggggtgattcatcaaatcgctcccatacaaacttcaaattgatttttaaataggttcccgggcaccaaaattcatgaaaatttggacttcggctcagtttggcatgcagattcagaatatggaattatctcaacaccgctaaggaAGCCAATAAGGTACCCAAactttactcaaacagcatcaaattaggcaaggaatcataatacccacgctttttgaagcACTTCATTGCAGAAGCGGAAAACTGATCTTCTCATCAgacaaaaattcatctcattacttcaattttacacacttagaataaattacagtattcggtgaaaaaacaccgaaactggtctgtaaacaagcaaaccaCAGTATGACAGTATCACGgcgaaatcaccgaagaaccggtaaAATTCGTAAAAttagacaaatttacaggagatctgTGAATATTGTATCGAACAGATCAATGATGGGAccattttaccgtactactgtgaaatgaccttaaaataactagaacttTGGCTAGTATATGACGCAATCCGTGAAGTAGGTacatactagattgaaagtagtgagctggatttttgtatgataagatgatcaattctctatttctgcaataaaatggtgcaaacagtgtgAGTactatgatttcttgtctaatttgatgctgttttacTGTCGCGTATCTGCCAAAAGATAAGCAAAATAGGATGTAAATTAAAGGtacaaactgataacactcattggAAAAAATCCCGCGCCAGCTGTAACAGCCCTGTAAGTTGAATAATCTCACagcagttttttttatgaaattctgttcatttgttacgtttgtaaactgttgtgaacattttgtcagtttattttgtatgttatactaaggtttgtacatctgtccctgaattttaatgtgcatttgtagtgctccaaacattttaggagtgatccagtacaaaacaacacaagaccgtctacaatttgatgtccgtgttaggggacggcttgcgtgttttgtactggatcactcctaaaatgtttggagcactacaaatgcacattaaaattcagggacagatgtacaaaccttagtataacatacaaaataaactgacaaaatgttcacaacaatttacaaacgtaacacactccatgcaacaatcgaagaattttccatgaattggagaatgcaattcatggaaaattcttaaatctactttacaacgtatcaactatattacaaacgtaacatgTTTACGATTCTTCGACAGATTTGGCCACTTGTCGCCTGATCTAGACGGTTCGTCGGACGACTCCCTCGGTTCAACAGCGGAGGAAGTCGAGCGGTTCCAAGCGAGATTTGGAGGATTCCCGATCGGTTCGCGAATATCAAGAGGCCGCATCGATCGTTTCCGCGATCGAATCCCAGGACGGCTCGTGGCATTCCCTCTCCAGGTCGGACAGCGGAGCCTGGTGTAGCGAATACGATTCGGTGCTGGAGAAATAGCTCGTCGGAGCGCCACGATCGTGACGACCAGCAGCGACGTATCAGCTGCGCGGCAGCTCGGGAGCAGTCCGATTGTTGGTCCGGCGATGACCAGAGATTTGTTGGTGTGTGCGATGGACGACCCGGAGCAGATAAGGGGGACGCCCCAGAAAAGTTAAGTGCTAGGTTAAGGATATGTTAACTAGTAAGGAGATGTCTGATTTAGACAGGAGAGGAGAGAGGGATAGGAAAAGAAGGCGCATATAAAGCGCAAATACATGTATGAAAATTGAGCTTTGTGTGTTTGGATTATTCGTTGTGGCATTGGCCCTCTGGTGTTTGCGTTTTAGCCATTCGCTCTCGGTAGTTTTGCTCTGCCCTAACCGAGGAACTTGCAACACTGTTCCCCTAtcaactatattacaaacgtaacacatttcacatgtaaaattttaatttttattgagAAGAAAATTACCTTCGCCGTACATTGATGAGCCCCTTTAAACGATAATATTCTTCGTGGCATATTTTTCTATTCCTAATACATACATGGCTCGCAGcataattttttactgtaactcgcctacatatgatatgtcaaaaaaaaaaatcgttgagaaataatttttaaattgattATTTCGTATTAAAAAAACtttccttcatatatttttgtaaatattgctaaaatttgaggagatcgttcccgaaactcaccaatatcttgaatttcatcaatctgacgcaaaacctgcattcagatggtcAAATGGTatgatattcagcttttaatttatggaaaaagctttaaagttggttgaacaaaacgcaaaatatttgaattttattaaattccatattttaaaaagttgtaaaactcgatattgagctaaaactgttctacttaaacatttttgaagcatggtttcgaaatcagcactaaattatgcttcaaaaatgttagTCGTTGACAGAagatcacgactttcgttttattttgtaaactatataGTGTCAAGGTGTAACCGGATCGTATGGGGAGACTGAGTATCATCCTCTTGGTAGGAGCTCTTACACCTTTCACCAGTTCTTCAAAGTCTCCTTACAggctaatgcgaggtatgcacttcaaacagaAGTGCATTATTTTCCGTGACCGCTGCCGTTCCAGCATCGCTGATGATTCTCAATTGCGCATCTCCCACCAGAAATCGTATCGTTTGAAGCGCTAGCTCGTCCTTCGTAATCCATTCCGTCGTCCGATTATCTTCCAAACTAAACTCCACAAATTCTCTCGTGTCAGCACCTGACGAGCCCGGATCGTCCTCGTCTCATAATTGTCAGTAAttgtaagtgcaacaattttgcagttatcgcgcaTATATCAATGCTCAAAGCTAACACAGCTCTCATTAGGAATTGCGGTCGTCTCTCTAGAAATTGCGGCAATCCCTGCGGTTCCCTAATTTGTCCCCTCGCTTGTTCCGAATTTCGATGGCGTTCTGAAATTTGCTGACTGCGCGGATCCGGTCCAGCACGTGTATACAAAGctggcgtaacatttgaaaatggTCTCTTCCAAATTAACCAaattgtttgcatttttttttattaaaaatatcTGGCTTCATTATTTTAGCAAATTTTAGCGCAATTGGCAATTTACAGATGCAACCTCGAAAAAAACAATAAAGGGCGCTGCAGAAATTATAAATATTCGTTTTGAATTTATAGACGTCTACGTTCCTAAGATGAGACTCAATATAAAATTACGCAAGAAATGCAGCTGATTGTCTGTCTGCCTTGCGAAacgatgttgttttttttttcaatgaggtTGCTCACAACTACACATGCACGCAACGATTTGTCAATTTGTTGAAATATAAGTTGCGTATAGTAAAATGTAACATTATACGTGTGTTGCGTGAATCTGAAACCAACAATCTGATATGATGTGATTTTATGTTGCAACTGTTAATTACGAGTTTACATCTCAATATTATTCAACAATAATTGGATACTGTCGTATATGGTAACACTTTGATATAGTTTATTCAGAATGTTATTTATAGTTTACAGCCTCATGCTTTATATTGTGCAACATAAAATTAACTCCTGGGGGTATAGTAACCTTAACAGATGGGAGCAGCTTATTGTTTGGAATTCATGacaaattgtatttttctatgcgggcgcaccgctatctgtcaaaaacaaaacgtcaacagattTGCGATGTTTtttggatgcactacagctgcattgcgatgtttttgagtgcattttgaCTGCGTCCAACAACAATTGACAACcgtttgacatctgtcagtcgttgcagttagcgaatttcattcggtaactaagacgtaaacatgttgcacttatcgaactcTACTGTATTTGTCACAACGGTGCCACTCGTTTCACAACTAAACTCTTACGAAAAACACTACCATTTCGCCTACTGTGATTTCCTAGTTGCTTACGTTCTTGCTACACATGTCTAACAAATTTGCGATGGCCTCATTTGTAAATAATATAATTTCATTTGTaaataataaattttgttgtcgactggtttcgggtgcgatgttacccatcctaggtacaatagtctattttatgaggctggTCAAACGACAGAAGtccgcgctctgatgtttacgttttgaATCTTCTTCCGGTTGATGATGGTGTTAGGTAATGACTACGCGCAAGCCAAGCGTTGTTTTTCAAACTGgctaaaaaaatagaattttttattgtaattctttTTAGACTCTTAATGAGTCAATCGAAACGAAAAAAGTACCTGATAAATTATTGAGTTTTGTACTGATTATTCTACTGCTTTTGAGcctttttttgcataaatttctcaAGGGGACATTGTCCCGAGGATGGGTAACATcgcacccgaaaccggtcgacaacaaaggtaaattttaaccctttgacgattgtaagaacgataagtgttatgtcttatgtcttgtctcgcgtgtcACGCCTTGTGATTGTCGCgtacctacccaagtaaccacaagggttcattcaaatattacgtaacgctaaggggagagggagggggtctagcgcagtgttacgcttcatataaaatttcaaaattcctcATACAAAAcatgttacgtgggggagggagggggtctaaaaatgtcaaattttgcgttacgtattatttgaatgaaccccaagcatcatatcataacattaattaaatagtaaatattatagtttagctaatgcgagataacttttattctacacctgtcaagtaatatAGCGTtttatctacattatgaaagcattgagcattatgggattttgacagctCGTTAGTTCTATAAAAACGTTGTTCAatgcgacactgatttttcatttgggcctaactgacattttcgagttctcttcatcgatcctctctttgtgttatcacagaatgtttattgagttttccaaagattgttTGGTTGGAATGCGAAAAAGAcgacatgttgctatagaaacaaaaaaaaaatattttgtttattttgatcaatttattagcgaaagagagagttggCGAAAAGAAAtagatcaagtcagttaggcccttatgaaaaatcattgtcgaatgcttcattgcattaccatgttaaaggATTTATGGTAATCTATAATGCAAGGATTCAGGACCCTAGAAGTGTTATCGTATTATAgtgtaagaatttttgaaaaaatattggaccgggccatcACAGTTCATgactgaagtttgtatggagaacttaggGTGTTCAATTGTGCATTAGTGCAACGAAACaaacaaataccgaaaacgcctaaatatatgctcgGCACGTTttaatgcgcatatcaattgaacacctcaAGTTCTCCATATAAACTTCGGACATTAACTATGAAGGCCCGTGTAGAGTTTAGGATTTatccgggaaggaatcacccGACACATGCAGCacgcacaacttacccaggctgatgTCGGTTCGCAATCGCAAGTGGCGAGGGCGAATGCAGTTGGTTGTCATGGGCAGTATGTGCTGCACACTCACTGATACCAACGTTGTAAGCTCGACAGTTCACAGCACATATGAACGCACTAGATCGTCTGCTGTGAATAATCTCATAACCACAGCTCCGTGCAGCCAAATATATACCTCACAGCCCggtccaaaaattttcaaaaattctttcactatgacccttctagggtcccaaaaacctgttctttttttttgaataggaagcaatcagtgaagtactagattgaaagtagtgagctggatttttgtatggtgagatgatcaattctccatttctgcaataaaacggtgcaaacagcgtgggttatatgatttcttcgctaatttgatgctgtttcagCTAAAGTtttggtaactgtgttgttgtattatttatttcttgcaacttgaaCAACACAGttaatcaaacttttgctcaaacatcatcaaattaggcaagaaatcgtataacccacgctgtttgcaccgttttattgcagaaatggaaaattgatcatctcaccatacaaaaatccagctcactactttcaatctagtacttcactgattgcttcctattcccaTAACAccaatttttgtaaaattttgtcgagtaaTGTTAGCACCCTTTAATTGAACAACCAGCTCAAGTGCTGGTAATAAAGCAGTTTTTCAGTATTAAATATAAGTTGATATTTGTTGCACACTAAAGCACAATATTTAAAATTTATAGtcgtaatatatttttttttatctaaaacttttccAACCTTCCATAAGTCCGAATATTAATCTTTCACCAATTCCAGGATGGCATCGACGGCATGCCATTCGACGGACGCTTGGAAGATCACGAGTTCATATTTATAATTGCGGAATTTTTTAGAAGAGTTGGTGTGTAATAAATATGTTTAGATGAGAAAAAATGGAACATGATTATCAAAATTAcatctgcatatttttttttttgttttcagcaagttattatagctgaatacaagttcaGTATGGTGCTGATATAAactcactgccgtgtgcagcatagttgtcccatgttctatgggaatccctattaacatgggacaattatgctacACACGGCAGCTCAGGTTTCTACAGATAGTAAAGCTAGTTCCCTATAAATTGAACCTCACAATCTTCTCAAACGTTTACGTATACGTGCACGTTTTTAAAACTTAAACTCATGCAATGTTAATCATTTTTTCGatgttttaatgattttatttTGTCGGTTTAAGTTAAAATAAGGAATATACTGAACATATACATGAAATGATGGATCAATTATTAGTGAGATTTCGGCCTTTCCTTAACttgcaccgcaaatatatccatctctaaTAAACATACGAAGAACATATGAAAAGCGAGAGCAATTTATTTAGTGTTGAAACTGTTGCTTATCTTACAGTCTCTTCATCATCAACTGTGATGAGGaaaaacaattgaaacctggaatGCCATCAAACTTGTGGTTTGCACTCTTTCATTTACGACAGATTactaggggtcgtacacaaattacgtcacgcttttaggggggaggggggttttgcagagcgGTCGTCACGCTAcacaaaatattgaggtcccatacaaaaagtgtgacataggggggagggggggggggtttgaaaaaggtcgatttttgcgtgacataatttgtgtatcaccccctacagaagaggtagaagctcgaaaattaaaaaaaaaagtaaagaCTTCGGTATATCAACCCGTGTGGTCAATAATTATGAATGATTACtttatgacaactaaaatgctGCGTCattaataacaataacaataaattttaacaaaatttgaaaaaaaaggtttatggcaaaacataaataaatattttccATCAGGAATAAAATCAGGAGAATCCTTAATTTttcctctacatgtgtatgaaaatctatttgaaatatattgctccgttatttaattaaaaatcaaaaaccagaataAGAGGAAAATTTCCTCTTTAATGCTGCCTTAAGTCAAGGAATATACGTTGAAATTCTACGtaattttgtatttgtatttattagaTTTGATTTTGTTTAATTTATAAATTATACGATAAAGTATACTTGACCTTGTGGCAGAATGCTTAAGCTGCATATTATGCCCGCAAGCTtcattaaccctcctttggcattaggatcatttttgacccaaaccgtacactgcgtcagcgagctgttctcaacatgatgcaaaaggaaggttaaagacTTAGTATACAATCGATATTAAGATTTTCTTCTTTGACTTAATGAAAAGTTTATAGCTTATAATAATGTATACAGACTaataatcaaaataaaataaGTCCTTTTTTAAAGGATCTATTAAAAAGATTAATTAAATTTTCTACTGTATGGGCGGAGTTCGGTTTCAGTACGGTAGACTCATCATCAAGTGCTCTAGTGTAAACAAAGCTGAACAATTTGCAATTTTTGGAAATCTCATAAAGTTTTACCTCTGGTTTTGATCAAAATGGCCAACTTCGCCAACTCACCCGACATTTAGATGGTCTACCAGATTCTGCGTCAGCTCGTTTGCGGACAGGATTGCATCTTTTCTCCTCCGTTCTGCAGAAAACATGGAATTCATTACGCATGTTATATGCGTGTGATAACTCCGGCAACTCACCTTGTTCCTCCTTTTTGGCAGCCTGTCGCGCTTGGTGGTCCTTTATCATAGCCGATAACATTGTTCTGGCAGTGGAAAATAATCGTGGAAAAAAGGCAGATCTTCCTTTTTCTGCAAAACTACGACTGGCAAACCGAACGAAGCTGAAAAATTTATGAAACGCGaatcgtaaacaaaacaaaagtcaaatgatgattgatgattttcACTTTTCACCAAAGTGTGATGACGATTTCTACTCACACTCACTCACTCATAAAAGTCGACATAGCACGCCAAACACATTGCACTTGAATTTTCCAACAAGTTGAGGGCGGCAAAAAGTGGTGATTACTCTTATATTTTCCATATTGGCACCTGGTGGAGCCATGGATTATTGTTCGGTTTTAAAAATCCTGGCAGTCATTGACCGCGATGCACGAGACCGAAAAGTATTGTTGCCAACACGCCACACATGTGAAAAATTTTTAGCGTTTAGAAAATCTGGAGCAGTCGATCAAAATTTGACAGCTCACGAGCTCACTCCGCGAGTTTGTTTACAGTCTCATCTTCCGCGGGTGGGTGGCaagcaaggagaatacattttactaaggtggcgcagataaacattgcaaaccactggttgtctcttccattcttctggtgttcttatggaactgaaatagtgacgtcactattttagttgcataagaacaccagaagagtggaagagacaaccagtggtttgcaatgtttatctgcgccaccttagtaaaatgtattctccttgggtgGGTGGGTGTCGCAATCACGAAAAGAAAACGCCTCTGCCCGTGTGGTTGTGAAGCTGAGAATGGCGAGCGTACACTCAAAGTAAGTATAACACCAAATCACATGGAAGTTATCCAACAGAGAAGTTGCACAATAGGACATTATTTAGAATATGGACAAGGATAGGGAACAATAAcaatttaaaatcaaattaagaaaaaataataTGAATTCCAATAAGCACATTAGTTTTGGTAAAACAAATAAATTGCAGCATAATAAAAATTTTGAGGGAAAAGAATCTTATGGAAAgctgatgaaaaatgcaatgaaAACTTTTTTAAGTGTAATGCCACCCAGCGCAGTGCTCGCtcatcaaggagaatacattttactaaggtggcgcagataaacattgcaaaccactggttgtctcttccactcttctggtgttcttatgcaactaaaatagtgacgtcactatttcagttccataagaacaccagaagaatggaagagacaaccagtggtttgcaatgtttatctgcgccaaggagaatacattttactaaggtggcgcagataaacattgcaaaccactggttgtctcttccactcttctggtgttcttatgcaactaaaatagtgacgtcactatttcagttccataagaacaccagaagaatggaagagacaaccagtggtttgcaatgtttatctgcgccaccttagtaaaatgtattctccttgtatctgcgccaccttagtaaaatgtattctccttgctcGCTCATCAGCTAGTGACAGGACAGTCCCGTTTGTTGCTTCGAGTTGCGTTGCGACAGCAGAGATAACTGCGATaagtgagtttttcaacaaaaataCCTTGGGAATCCCGAGGAAAGGAAACGCTGCTATCAACGAATGTCGCGTCCATACAGTGTTAAAATCCAGTTTCATATGTTCACTTTTTTGTTGAATGAGTGTTTTCATTGAACATCACCGCGGCTGGAATCGATCATTGAATTTCATTGCTGGTGGTAGAAGAGAGCAGCACCTAGCTGTCACTACGGTCAGTGATTAGGATTGAAAGTGTTTGTGGAAAAAAGTGTTGCTGTGAAGCTATTCTATCCGAAGCATCCGAAGTGCGGGGAGAAAATGAGTGTTGTTTGAAGGTAGCTGGCGATCCATTCACAGAAAATTTAAATAACAATAGACCGCAGAGTGCGAGTGAGAACAGAATTGAATTCGCGTTGTGCGGTGTGACTTGGATGTTTACGGCCTGCTGCACTTCCCCAGCATTACTACTGTCCGCTTTATCTCTATAGTGGCGGAGGGCGATGATGATAGGATGATACCGTGATGAATGATGGAGCACAAGTGGAACTAATCTTTCCGTGGCCAATTTTGTTCTGAGGCGCGAGAGGTGGTCGGCGGGAATGCGCCAAAAGAGCAGCAATTTTGCATTGATTATGGTGTTGAATGGAGTGGTGGTGAATCGTTCGAGTTGGTTGACGACTGGAAATTCATTGTTTTGGCTTCGCTTTCAGTCGGAATAATCGGAAGAGAAACATCAGCCCCTGGCTAATCTCTGTTTGCACAGTAAAACCCACGCGGCGATAGAGAACACGTCACCTTCTTTTTTTGTGGAAACAGCAGTGTAAAAACAGGCAATGCTATGGAAACTAAATCCCATTAGGATCTAAGCTCGTGCTTGCTCCTGTTAAAGGGCTGTTGGAAGGATTATACAGAGGAAGTACACATTACAAAACAAGTAACAGTAAGATTACAAAgcgcatttccaaaaaaaacaaaataatgatACTTCGGCAGCTGATGGGACTCAACACCTGGGTCCGGGTCCTGATAGCCTTCATTTCGGTCTGGGTGATCCTAGTCCTTGTATTCTACTCAAAACTCAACACTGGAAACGCCAGTGACAGCGACGATGCAATCCGACGCCTAAACCAGGCTCTAACGTACCTGGAAAAGTCCAAACAGGTCGACCAGGAGCTGCGAGGCCTAATAGACGAATACCTCAGCGATCAGTCCTACAATAGGAAACAGAAGTTCGTCGACGAGCTGGGCAACAAGCTCCAAATCCAGGGCGCCGGCGCTGGCCGCTTCAAAGGTGTCCCCTCGCTCGAGTACGAACAACTCCGGCGGCGAGTCTACAGCAACGCCCAAGAACTCTGGAACCTGCTACATTCCGAAACGGCAAGCCTTGCCAAAACGGCCCGCCAAAAAACCCCAGAAATCTACCCACAGGCGGAAAACTTCCTAGCCTTGGCTGCAGAACACAAACGATCGCTCCTGAACGACATGGCCCAGATGCGGGCCAGCGATGGCTACGAGTTCTGGCGCTACAAAGAATCCAAAGATCTCAGCGATTTGGTTCAGAAGCGCCTCACCTACCTGCAGAATCCCGAAGACTGCAACTCGGCCCGCAAGCTAATCTGCCGGCTGAACAAAGGTTGCGGCTACGGATGCCAGCTGCATCACGTGGTCTACTGTTTCATCATGGCCTACGCCACCGAACGCACCCTCATCCTGAATTCCAAGGGCTGGCGCTACCACAAGGCCGGCTGGGAGGAAGTCTTCCAGCCCATCTCCGACACCTGTCTCAGCTCGAACGGGGCAACGCACGCCAGCTGGCCGGGCACACCGGAAACGCAAGTCCTCACTGTGCCAATCATCGATTCGCTCAATCCCAGACCGCCGTACCTCCCGCTGGCCATCCCGGCCGACTTGGCACCACGGCTAACCAAACTGCACGGTGATCCCATCGTTTGGTGGATCGGACAGTTCCTGAAGTACCTGCTCAAACCGACCGGCGAGACGCGGCAGATGCTCGAGAATGGCATCGAAAAGCTCGGCTTCAAGAAGCCGATTGTCGGGTAATTTCAACAGTAATTTTCTCACTTTAGTCCAAATTCATCACACTTGGTCAACTGTTTTAGAATTCACGTCAGACGCACGGACAAGGTCGGAACGGAGGCGGCCTTCCACGGGATTGAGGAGTACATGCAAGCGGTCGACGATTACTACGACCAGGTGGAGATGGTGGAAGCCATCGACAAACGCAGAGTTTTTATCGCTAGTGACGATCCTAAGGTAAGTTCAatagttagtttttttttttgctggcattCGTAAGAGCAGATATGGCCTAGCACCTTCTTTACTTTCTTCGCGTCGTAACGTTCCTATTGGGGCAGAGTCTATAACTTAGTCTTCTGTGTGCCATTCCACAATTATCGACgtgtgtcacggtcgccatgtgaagGTATGGCAGTCAACTCGCGATGATAGTGTAACAGCGCTGATGGGATTGTAATGTTTCAAAAGTCATCAGTCGGTTCCGGCGCGTTTCTGACTAGAATAATAATTCGTTCTCACAGATACAGTTATGATTGTGAt contains:
- the LOC109406105 gene encoding biogenesis of lysosome-related organelles complex 1 subunit 1 produces the protein MLSAMIKDHQARQAAKKEEQERRRKDAILSANELTQNLVDHLNVGVAQAYLNQKRLDAEAKQLHVGATNFAKQTQQWLTLIENFNGSLKEIGDVENWAKTIENDMNVITTALEIAYKTSREK
- the LOC115253517 gene encoding alpha-(1,6)-fucosyltransferase gives rise to the protein MILRQLMGLNTWVRVLIAFISVWVILVLVFYSKLNTGNASDSDDAIRRLNQALTYLEKSKQVDQELRGLIDEYLSDQSYNRKQKFVDELGNKLQIQGAGAGRFKGVPSLEYEQLRRRVYSNAQELWNLLHSETASLAKTARQKTPEIYPQAENFLALAAEHKRSLLNDMAQMRASDGYEFWRYKESKDLSDLVQKRLTYLQNPEDCNSARKLICRLNKGCGYGCQLHHVVYCFIMAYATERTLILNSKGWRYHKAGWEEVFQPISDTCLSSNGATHASWPGTPETQVLTVPIIDSLNPRPPYLPLAIPADLAPRLTKLHGDPIVWWIGQFLKYLLKPTGETRQMLENGIEKLGFKKPIVGIHVRRTDKVGTEAAFHGIEEYMQAVDDYYDQVEMVEAIDKRRVFIASDDPKVIDEAKSKYPQYEVIGDPDVAKVAAVSTRYTDSSLNGIILDIHLLSLSDYLVCTFSSQVCRVAYEIMQTMYPDASNRFKSLDDIYYYGGQNAHNREVVLPHNPKNHDEIHMRKGDLIGVAGNHWNGFSKGKNVRTGQVGLFPSFKVNDKIEVVELPTYPNVK